The following coding sequences lie in one Tepidimicrobium xylanilyticum genomic window:
- a CDS encoding OPT family oligopeptide transporter, with translation MSDDLKKLSKEAYGGVRGEDYVPFIPANEVIPESTSYSIFFGILFAIIFAAANTYLGLKVGLTISAGIPGAILATGLLKAVFRRNSILEANYVASLAAVGESIAGGIIFVLPAIILIGLNLSITTVALVTIIGGLMGVYFITPVRRYLIVQEHGELIYPEAMAQAEVLVNANQGGRGFQSVLKGLGVGAGYKLLSGGLGLWDETASYVIMAYQGTMIGIDVLSSLLGVGFIVGTSTSALMFAGSVLAWLSLIPLIRFFGVYAPEAIFPSTALISQMSASEIWSNYIRYIGAGAVAAGGFISLIRSLPTIISSFREAMGGFGKGPKSHRRVDEEPAIGWVLAAAVFGFLLTWLVPSIGAGPVGAILAVFFSFFFSVVSARMVGVIGASNNPVSGMTIATLLVIASVYRAMGATGTEGMTTVLLATGVVCVAIAVAGGVAQSLKATFIVGGNPRKIQNGMFMSLALASFIAGATVLLLHNAYGIGSAQVTAPQATLMRLIAEGIMTGQLPWTLVIIGIVIAIFCAFAQIPILPVALGLYLPISLNSAIFFGGIIRKLVEMKFNKLESERDAAVERGILISSGLVAGDAITGILIGIFAALNMQINFLATIIQNGALRNLISLVVFLILGGWLYRDSSSIRVYRDI, from the coding sequence ATGTCTGATGATTTAAAGAAATTGTCTAAAGAAGCTTATGGTGGGGTAAGAGGAGAAGATTATGTTCCCTTTATTCCAGCTAATGAAGTTATACCTGAGAGCACTAGCTATTCAATTTTTTTCGGGATTCTATTTGCAATAATCTTTGCAGCAGCAAATACCTATCTGGGGCTTAAGGTAGGACTTACTATTTCTGCAGGTATTCCTGGAGCAATTCTCGCAACAGGATTATTAAAAGCCGTATTTAGAAGAAATAGTATATTAGAGGCAAATTATGTGGCATCTTTAGCTGCTGTAGGAGAATCAATTGCTGGAGGTATAATATTTGTATTGCCTGCTATAATACTAATTGGCCTTAACCTTTCAATTACTACGGTAGCTTTGGTTACTATTATTGGAGGATTAATGGGAGTATACTTTATAACTCCAGTCCGTAGATATCTAATAGTTCAAGAGCATGGAGAATTAATTTACCCAGAAGCCATGGCTCAAGCTGAAGTCTTAGTAAATGCAAATCAAGGTGGTAGAGGATTCCAGTCTGTACTAAAAGGGCTTGGAGTTGGTGCGGGATATAAATTATTATCTGGAGGTTTAGGGTTATGGGATGAAACGGCCTCCTATGTTATAATGGCTTACCAGGGCACCATGATAGGTATAGATGTATTATCATCACTTTTAGGAGTTGGTTTTATCGTTGGAACATCTACATCAGCATTGATGTTTGCAGGTTCAGTTTTAGCATGGCTTTCCCTTATCCCTTTAATAAGATTTTTTGGGGTATATGCTCCAGAAGCAATTTTCCCATCTACAGCCTTAATTTCACAAATGTCAGCTTCAGAAATCTGGTCCAACTATATTAGATATATAGGAGCAGGAGCTGTAGCAGCAGGAGGTTTTATATCATTAATTCGATCTTTGCCTACGATTATTAGCTCTTTTAGAGAAGCTATGGGCGGTTTTGGAAAAGGCCCAAAATCACATAGAAGGGTGGATGAGGAACCAGCAATTGGATGGGTACTAGCAGCTGCTGTATTTGGATTTTTATTAACTTGGTTGGTGCCTTCAATTGGTGCAGGTCCAGTGGGTGCCATACTTGCAGTTTTTTTCTCTTTCTTCTTCTCCGTTGTATCTGCAAGAATGGTTGGGGTAATAGGAGCAAGTAATAACCCTGTATCTGGTATGACTATTGCAACCCTATTAGTAATAGCTTCAGTATATAGGGCTATGGGTGCCACTGGAACTGAAGGAATGACTACAGTTTTATTAGCAACAGGTGTAGTATGTGTTGCTATAGCTGTTGCAGGTGGGGTTGCTCAGTCCCTTAAAGCAACATTTATAGTAGGAGGTAATCCCAGAAAGATACAGAATGGTATGTTTATGTCCTTAGCATTGGCATCGTTTATAGCAGGAGCAACCGTATTACTTTTACACAATGCTTATGGAATAGGTAGTGCACAGGTAACAGCACCTCAAGCCACATTAATGAGATTAATAGCTGAGGGGATCATGACTGGTCAACTACCCTGGACTCTAGTCATAATAGGGATAGTAATTGCTATATTTTGTGCTTTTGCCCAAATTCCTATTCTACCAGTGGCATTAGGTCTTTATTTACCTATCTCCTTAAATAGTGCAATTTTCTTTGGTGGGATAATACGTAAACTTGTAGAAATGAAGTTTAACAAGCTTGAATCAGAACGAGATGCAGCAGTAGAAAGAGGTATCTTAATATCTTCTGGTCTTGTAGCTGGTGATGCAATTACAGGTATACTAATAGGTATATTTGCTGCCTTAAATATGCAAATTAATTTCCTTGCTACGATCATTCAAAATGGAGCCTTAAGAAATCTAATAAGTCTTGTTGTATTCCTAATTCTTGGTGGTTGGTTATATAGAGATTCTTCTAGCATTAGAGTTTATAGAGATATTTAA